From a region of the Mycobacteroides saopaulense genome:
- the ipdE2 gene encoding acyl-CoA dehydrogenase IpdE2: MSTSSNVERQMLRDSVRSLVTKRADSAAVRVAMESELGYDASLWTVLCEQVGAAALLVPEELGGAGGELADAAVVVEELGRGLVPSPLMGTLWAELALLDAGYEGELLETLAAGESIGAVAFDPGYVVNGEYADVVLTFEGDEVRRAENVSAAALSTMDPTRRLAAVVVSASEPVGNAPGLLDKAGLLLAAEQVGAAARALELTVEYTKTRVQFGRPIGSFQALKHRMADLYVLVESARAAVYQAIGDLTPEAATVARIKASEALSVVAGDSIQLYGGIAITWEHDAHLYFKRAHGSALLLGTPRQLLPSLESAAGL, encoded by the coding sequence GTGAGCACGTCCTCGAACGTCGAACGTCAGATGCTGCGTGACAGTGTCCGCTCCCTGGTCACCAAGCGGGCCGACTCGGCCGCGGTACGCGTGGCGATGGAATCTGAGCTGGGCTACGACGCCAGCCTGTGGACCGTCCTATGTGAACAGGTCGGTGCCGCGGCATTGTTGGTTCCGGAGGAATTGGGCGGTGCCGGGGGCGAGCTCGCGGACGCCGCCGTCGTGGTGGAGGAACTCGGCCGAGGACTGGTACCCAGCCCGCTGATGGGCACACTGTGGGCGGAGCTCGCCCTCCTCGACGCCGGATATGAGGGCGAGCTGCTGGAAACGTTGGCAGCCGGTGAATCGATCGGTGCGGTCGCCTTCGACCCCGGATACGTCGTCAACGGCGAGTACGCAGACGTAGTCCTCACATTCGAGGGTGACGAGGTACGGCGAGCCGAGAATGTGTCCGCCGCCGCGCTGTCCACGATGGACCCCACCCGTCGGCTGGCCGCGGTCGTCGTGAGCGCGAGCGAGCCGGTCGGGAACGCACCGGGACTGTTGGACAAGGCGGGGCTGTTGCTGGCCGCCGAACAGGTGGGCGCGGCGGCGCGCGCGCTGGAGCTCACCGTCGAGTACACCAAGACCCGGGTTCAGTTCGGACGTCCGATCGGCAGCTTCCAAGCCCTCAAGCACCGGATGGCAGACCTCTATGTGCTGGTGGAGTCCGCGCGCGCGGCTGTGTACCAGGCCATCGGAGATCTGACTCCCGAAGCCGCTACCGTCGCGAGAATCAAAGCCAGCGAGGCGCTTTCGGTGGTGGCCGGTGATTCGATCCAGCTGTACGGGGGTATCGCCATCACCTGGGAGCACGACGCACACCTGTACTTCAAGCGCGCACACGGCAGCGCACTACTGCTGGGCACTCCGCGCCAGCTATTGCCAAGCCTTGAGAGCGCCGCGGGACTGTAG
- a CDS encoding acyl-CoA dehydrogenase family protein, translated as MRFDLDTQQRDFAASIDAALSAADIPAAARAWAAGNHEPGLAVWSTLADLGVTALAVSEKYDGIGAHPVDLVVALEGLGKWAVPGPVVESLAVAPALLSGEDGAEWSSRLASGELIATVAAPPITPRALDADVAGLVLIADDIGFREARAGAQHESIDATRRLFDVSPTGAGVSLDTSRAIDFGVLAISAQLVGAGQALLDRAVEYAAQRSQFGRPIGSYQAVKHKLADVHIALELARPLVYGAALSLADESPTVARDVSAAKVAAGKAAHLAARSSLQTHGAIGFTAEYDLSLWILKVRALTSAWGTPEWHRARVLEAL; from the coding sequence GTGAGATTCGACCTGGATACCCAGCAGCGGGACTTCGCCGCCAGCATCGATGCCGCGCTGTCGGCTGCCGACATTCCCGCTGCGGCACGCGCGTGGGCCGCGGGCAATCACGAACCCGGTCTGGCTGTCTGGTCGACACTGGCCGACCTGGGTGTCACCGCCCTCGCGGTCTCCGAGAAGTACGACGGTATCGGCGCTCATCCCGTCGATCTGGTTGTCGCCCTTGAAGGCTTGGGCAAGTGGGCGGTACCCGGACCCGTCGTCGAATCTCTTGCGGTGGCGCCGGCGCTGTTGTCCGGCGAAGACGGAGCCGAGTGGTCCTCACGACTGGCCTCCGGAGAACTCATCGCCACGGTGGCCGCACCCCCCATCACGCCACGCGCTCTAGACGCCGATGTCGCAGGGCTCGTGCTCATCGCCGACGACATCGGGTTCCGCGAGGCACGGGCCGGCGCACAACATGAGTCGATCGACGCGACCCGAAGGCTGTTCGATGTGTCGCCCACCGGCGCTGGCGTCTCCCTCGATACCAGTCGTGCCATCGACTTTGGTGTGCTTGCCATTTCGGCACAGCTCGTCGGCGCCGGACAGGCCTTGTTAGACCGGGCCGTGGAGTACGCCGCACAGCGTTCCCAGTTCGGGCGGCCGATCGGCTCCTACCAGGCGGTCAAACACAAACTGGCCGACGTGCACATCGCGCTGGAGCTGGCCCGCCCGTTGGTGTACGGCGCCGCACTGTCCCTGGCGGACGAATCTCCCACCGTCGCCCGCGACGTGAGTGCCGCCAAGGTCGCAGCCGGCAAGGCCGCCCACCTGGCCGCACGCTCCTCCCTGCAGACCCACGGCGCCATCGGCTTCACCGCCGAGTACGACCTGTCCCTGTGGATCCTCAAGGTGCGGGCATTGACGTCAGCCTGGGGCACGCCGGAATGGCACCGCGCGCGCGTATTGGAGGCACTGTGA
- a CDS encoding acyl-CoA dehydrogenase family protein, translated as MDLLLDDETEAFRAEVREFLAANVPNPPLPSYDSPEGAVAHRQWERTLYDAGFSAVSWPKEYGGRDVTLLQWVIFEEEYFKAGAPARISQNGMFLLGPTLFAHGSKEQLDRILPKMANGEEIWAQAWSEPESGSDLASLRSPARKVDGGWRLSGQKIWSSRAPFADRAFGLFRSDPEAQRHHGLTYFMFDLKAEGVTVRPIPQLDGDPGFAEIFLDDVFVPDEDVIGAVHDGWRVAMSTSSNERGMSLRSPGRFLATADRLVDLWKSVPDNGFASERVADAWIAAQAYRLHTFGTVTRLAGGGELGAESSITKVFWSELDVALHETAIDLRGADGELTNTWTDGYLFSLGGPIYAGTNEIQRNIIAERILGLPKESARTGGAK; from the coding sequence GTGGACCTACTTCTTGATGACGAGACCGAGGCATTCCGGGCGGAAGTACGCGAATTCCTCGCGGCCAACGTCCCGAATCCACCACTGCCCTCCTACGACTCACCGGAAGGTGCAGTGGCACATCGGCAGTGGGAGCGAACCCTCTACGACGCCGGGTTCTCGGCGGTGTCCTGGCCCAAGGAATACGGCGGCCGCGATGTCACCCTGCTGCAGTGGGTGATCTTCGAAGAGGAGTACTTCAAGGCCGGCGCACCGGCACGCATCAGCCAGAACGGCATGTTCCTGCTGGGGCCGACGCTGTTCGCGCACGGCAGCAAGGAACAGCTGGATCGCATCCTGCCCAAGATGGCCAACGGAGAAGAAATCTGGGCCCAGGCATGGTCAGAGCCGGAGTCCGGCAGCGACCTGGCCTCGCTGCGCTCTCCCGCACGCAAGGTGGACGGGGGCTGGCGCCTGTCCGGGCAGAAGATCTGGAGTTCGCGGGCACCCTTCGCGGACAGGGCATTCGGATTGTTCCGCTCCGATCCGGAGGCACAACGCCACCACGGATTGACCTACTTCATGTTCGATCTGAAGGCCGAGGGCGTGACGGTGCGCCCCATCCCACAACTCGACGGCGACCCCGGATTCGCCGAGATCTTCCTCGACGACGTGTTTGTGCCCGACGAAGACGTGATCGGTGCGGTGCACGACGGTTGGCGTGTGGCCATGAGCACCTCAAGCAATGAGCGCGGCATGTCCCTGCGCAGCCCCGGCCGCTTCCTGGCCACCGCAGATCGATTGGTGGATTTGTGGAAATCGGTTCCGGACAACGGGTTCGCATCCGAACGTGTCGCCGATGCCTGGATAGCGGCGCAGGCCTATCGATTGCATACCTTCGGCACCGTGACCCGGCTGGCGGGCGGTGGCGAGCTCGGCGCCGAGTCTTCGATCACCAAGGTGTTCTGGTCCGAGCTGGACGTCGCCCTACACGAGACGGCCATCGACTTGCGCGGCGCCGACGGCGAGCTGACGAACACCTGGACAGACGGGTACCTGTTCTCCCTCGGTGGCCCGATCTACGCGGGCACCAATGAGATTCAGCGCAACATCATCGCCGAGCGCATCTTAGGACTCCCCAAGGAGAGCGCCCGCACGGGAGGTGCCAAGTGA